One Sus scrofa isolate TJ Tabasco breed Duroc chromosome 10, Sscrofa11.1, whole genome shotgun sequence genomic window carries:
- the C10H9orf24 gene encoding spermatid-specific manchette-related protein 1 isoform X2, with the protein METVVRGMPLVYPPKPERLNAYEREVVVNMLNSLSRNQPLPQITPRCGCADPLPGRLPFQGYESACSGRHYCLRGMDYYVAGPPCTERRLRPLCAEQPTECIALRAPARNALCCFNSPAVILPLSQP; encoded by the exons ATGGAGACAGTAGTTCGAGGAATGCCCTTGGTGTACCCTCCTAAGCCGGAGCGACTCAACGCTTACG AGCGGGAGGTAGTGGTGAACATGCTGAACTCGCTGTCACGGAACCAGCCGCTGCCGCAGATCACACCCCGCTGCGGATGCGCGGACCCCCTGCCCGGCCGTCTACCCTTCCAGGGTTATGAAAGCGCTTGCTCGGGCCGCCACTACTGTCTACGGGGGATGGACTACTACGTCGCGGGACCACCCTGCACTGAACGCCGGCTGCGGCCTTTGTGCGCAGAGCAGCCGACT GAGTGTATCGCCTTGCGAGCACCGGCCCGGAATGCATTGTGCTGTTTTAACTCCCCCGCAGTCATACTACCCTTGTCCCAACCTTAG
- the C10H9orf24 gene encoding spermatid-specific manchette-related protein 1 isoform X1, giving the protein METVVRGMPLVYPPKPERLNAYEREVVVNMLNSLSRNQPLPQITPRCGCADPLPGRLPFQGYESACSGRHYCLRGMDYYVAGPPCTERRLRPLCAEQPTVRSVSPCEHRPGMHCAVLTPPQSYYPCPNLRWDTSHFKKTGGPQRNNYVVHPEFVSETYPDYHCW; this is encoded by the exons ATGGAGACAGTAGTTCGAGGAATGCCCTTGGTGTACCCTCCTAAGCCGGAGCGACTCAACGCTTACG AGCGGGAGGTAGTGGTGAACATGCTGAACTCGCTGTCACGGAACCAGCCGCTGCCGCAGATCACACCCCGCTGCGGATGCGCGGACCCCCTGCCCGGCCGTCTACCCTTCCAGGGTTATGAAAGCGCTTGCTCGGGCCGCCACTACTGTCTACGGGGGATGGACTACTACGTCGCGGGACCACCCTGCACTGAACGCCGGCTGCGGCCTTTGTGCGCAGAGCAGCCGACTGTAAG GAGTGTATCGCCTTGCGAGCACCGGCCCGGAATGCATTGTGCTGTTTTAACTCCCCCGCAGTCATACTACCCTTGTCCCAACCTTAG ATGGGACACAAGTCACTTCAAGAAGACTGGTGGCCCCCAGAGAAACAACTATGTTGTCCACCCTGAGTTTGTGTCTGAGACCTATCCTGACTACCACTGCTGGTAG